aacgttttgttaaaaaaaggggggggtTTTATATTATGGCATTATGGAATATAGAATATTATGTTGTTTTagggcttgggccctaaatataggctgaaaatacttttttcaacagaaaaaataaCCGATTACTGCATGTAATTTCatacaaaaggaaaaaaagtgcAACATTATTTTGTTTCGAAAAAATAGTTTATTAACATAAGTTGGTTTCACTTCATTCAAACATTTACTACTAGTCCTGTTTACAAAGCATTGTTACTATGAGCGCTCATAAAAATCTggattaataaatcatatttaataCTTCCAGAAAAAAGGAAGAGACCACATGAACACAGCAGATTGATCTCAGAGGCCAGTGTGGAGCTCCATATGCTTAGACTGGTTGCTGTAGTAATTTCCTCATGCAGACGATGACTTCACAAAGGACATGGGTCTATTCTTATGCCTGCATCGAGGATTTCATCACGGATTCCACAAATTAGTACATTAAAAAAGATAAAGAACAAGTTCCTCCTTTATTTGCAAGTAGTGTGTAGTCTGTATGGAGTCTAATGGGGTGTTCCTTGTGCATTGTATTGTACAGTCAGTACATTACAGTCAGTGTTTTAATAATGCcctgtttaataaattaaaatccaTGGCATAGTGTCCCAGGTGTTCAAGAATTATACAGATGGTTAGTTTAACATCCTATGCTtctgggtcatatttcaccttaaaataaatgaaaaacctgtattttatatatatatatatatatatatgattctAACAAATTTTTATACatacactcacaaacacacaaatacatgtAAAATATACTTTGTTTATACCCAAATAATCCcgatattatatattaaaaagtttgttagaataatttatatatatttatgattctaacaaattttatattatatatatatcccaTTCCATTCTTAATGCAAACTATatcctttttcatttttagctGACATATGACCCAGAACACTTTTTCTTGACcgtttttgtgattttcctATTTTGCGATATCATACGATGGAAACAGAGCTACACCATGCTAATGAATTAAACACTTGTTTAAAGTCAACACAGACAGGAAACATAGGGCTGGATTTACGTAGCATTACCTCATGTCATCTCATGGCACCAGCAGCGGACAGCAGTGGAAGTGACATCAGTATATGGATTCTACACCAGCTAACAAAAGCTACAGATCTTCTAGAAGCACAACTCTGCATGATTAGTTAAGGTTACTGTCAGAAACGGGATGATCCGAACACCACATGATTACTGGCATGCAACGTTACAAGACTGATCGTGACAAAACGCATGCGTGGACATAAACGTTCATCATCTCATCTCAACCCAAACGCATTAAAGTCTGATAACTAAAGGCACACAATTCTGTGGGAACTGGAAAGGCACTCAAGGCCTCTTCTAACTAAAGTACATTAGCTAACAATCTTCagattgtgtatttatttgatgtttCGCAGTGCTAGAAACCTTCAAAAGGGATTGCAccttaaatgtaatatttgcaATAACAATACTCAAGCATGCGTGCCGGCTAATGTAGGACAATACAGTCAGATTATGTGACAGCATGAGCTCAACCAGTTTAATATCTAAAGAGCTCAGTCCatgtgcacatgtgtgtgtttatgccTGTGTGGAGGACAAAAACAACTAATGTCGGTGCTTGTTGGTTTTAGACCCGACTGAGCCTCCAAATTACATGTAATTGATATTTATTTGGGGAATGAAAGCTATAAACTCAGCATTACTAAAGatttttcacttttaaatgcatttaattggCTCATAGAAAGTGTGTAGAAGTCACAGAGAAGCTCAAAACACACACTTTACATTCAAATTGTGGAGGGAATGATCATGAAGGCACTGATTTTATTACCAAATTCTGTGCTATTAAGAGATTTCTACGTGGTTAAATTAATTTCGATTACAATAATATGAAGATGCTCTCTTACCAGATTATAATGGTAGATTgataaatatgcaaaaatacaATAACGTTATGACTGACGTCATCCGTACAGTACaaactggagaaaaaaaaaaggtttgtatTCTGAAAAACATTGTGCCATAGAGGAAAACTAAATCAAGATAAACAGTGGTATAGATATATTTTGATCTAACCTGTCTTACTGCCCAGCCTCTGTCAgtttaatgcatattttattCACTTTCCTCCATTTCGCACTTGTTGGTTTGCATGAAATGTGACATACAGTCCAGTGTATTTATGTTGTTTGGTCAAAAACTGATTTTGTGGAGTTTGGTATTTCCTGGTCAGTGGGGGTGATCATTCTGGAAAAAGACCGGAAAGTTCTCTTACAACAGCAAGCACCCgctcctcttcttcctcttgcGGACTTGCAGCGCCGCCCTGGTGGCCATTTCGAATACTTCCCTCACGCCCTCCTTAGTCTTGGCTGAGCATTCCAGGTAGCCGAAGGCGCTAATACGGTTGGCCATGTCTCTGCCCTCCTCCGGTTTAACCGGCTCCTGCAAAAGAGATGAGTTGGAACTGAATCATCACATTCAATATGATTTAGAACCAAATTACCGTTTGAACATTGTGAATGATGGACGGCAGTATTGCGAGGCACTGTCTGCAGCTAAAGGCCGACTTATGACATACAATGTCAGTTCTGCTCACTAAATGAATTGATTTAACGGAGGCCATCTGCCCAGATAACCGAACGCTGTTGCTGACACATTATTTAAGGGGCGAGGCATGATAACATCAGTCATTGGTTATTAGACGTTGGACTGATCGCTAGAGTATGAGGAGTTTGACGAATGATAATGATCAGGCGTTCTAGAGTGACAGTAATGCTGGCTGCTAAGAGCTTTTTAATGGGACTCCTATAGTGGTGGTGCGGCTGGCCCCGGGAACACACCTGCTTCATCTTAGTCAGCTCTCTCCGTGTGTGCTCATCATTCCGCAGATCCTTCTTATTGCCCACGAGGATTATGGGAACATTGGGGCAGAAGTGCTTCACCTCCGGCGTCCACTTTTCGGGGATATTCTCTATAAGATCACACGCATTCAAGATTGATATATGATTTTGAACAcaaatttgaatatatattatgtataaaatatatatattttttatatattaaatggtATAATCAtgcatataaaatatacataaataatataataataaaaaataacgtAAATATATCATATACATACAAACTTATAAATATAcatgaatgtatatatatataaaattttatttcattttttgttatgaaatatatatttcaaattattttgaaatgccAGCCATTTCAGTTTCTGGCTGTAgcataaaaatagtttttagtTCAGTATTACCAAAAAAATCTGTACTGGTGCATCTGTTGTGTAAAGAAGCAAAAATACATAACCTACATTTGTAtgaatgtatacatttattttttccctAAACTTTCAAATAtgcatgaataaaataataaaaataatatctaTAAAATACAcatgtatgtactgtatgtatgtaaaatgtacaaatatacatgaaacatttttttcatgtatatttaaaaaaaaacatttaaaaaaataatgtgttatatTGTACAAATTACAGTATACAGTTTGAATAAGTCTGGAAAGTCTggatcttttttttaaacaaagtaaTACATAAGCATTACATAAGTacaagtaatataatataatataatataatataatataatataatataatataatataatataatataatataatatataatataatataatataatataatataatataatataatataatataatataatataatataatataatatataagaaAGTCTTTGCAGACTTTCAAACTGTAGGTACTGGTATTATTTAACCTTTTTGTATGGTGACAAAAAGGTTAAATAATACTTACATACAGTGTTATAAAACTTTGTTTTGTAATGTTAATGTGACCCAAAGAAAGTATGTGATATAAGGGATTTGCCCCAACAAATCCAATCCTATTAATGATATTAAGCAATTCATGTTTAGAGTTTTTGAAGAATAATGGTGGTTCCATTCCACTTCACTGCTGGGGGAATTATATGActgatatatttatacatattgaTCTTTTAAACTGATCTTTTGCTGAATCATGTGGCTGAATTCTGAATAATCTCAGAACTGTCTGTGATAACTTTTAAACACATGCTTATATAATTTGTTTAAGCTTCCCGGCATTTAttataacaagaaaaagaaCTGGGATGTTCCTTCGGGAAGCTGGACAGTGGACAGATAAGACAATGATGTCACGGACACAAGTGTTATCATGATTTGTCGCAGACAAAACACAGGAACTTCCTGCATTAAGTGATGTCTTAGTGAATCGTGTTTCCAGTAAGAAAGGCATTGTCACAAATACAGATGACTCAAAACTAAAGATATAAAGCAGATTTGGGGTTTTTTGGAAAAAATGAGTACCTAAACTGTCGGGACTGTCTATGGAGAAACACATGAGGATGACATCTGTGTCTGGGTAAGACAGAGGTCTCAGGCGATCATAGTCTTCCTGTCCTGCTGTGTCCCACAAAGCAAGCTCCACCTGTGGATCAAAATTGGACAGGATGAGTCAAACCTCAGTTGAAACAACTAGTCAAAGCTTTTTATGATCTCTCCAGCTCACTGGACTTCACATGATGGGTTATTTACAACCAAATAAGTTGGACAAAAAGGAGAAGTACACTTAATATACACTTTAAGACCATGCAACCCTTGTCTCAATAGGCATTCTCTTAGGAGTGTACAACCCACTATACAAGAAGTGAGgcgaggcaaaaaaaaaaaaagagcacaaCACAAAAAGAAACAGTTCTGGCTTAAGACAGCTAACTGGAAACATGTGAGTATGTGTGTAGCTCTCTACTTCACACAAGCCCTTTCTATTTAGACCTATACGGATCAGATATATTCaggttattattatacatttattatgcAGGTTATTATGTTTGCCTCTTTACACCACAGATACACCAATATAGAAtaaaagcaataataaaaaaataaaaccatctcgagattaaagtagttaaattacgagaagaaactcgttaaattatgagaacaaacttgtaactttttaacttttttatcgtaatttaatgagtttattctcaacatttaatttagacttttttctcgaaatttaacaactttaaattgttttattattgcttggcactaatcctcttctgtaatatatataatcctcttctgtaattttatatataaatatatatataaatatatatataaatatatatatatatatatatatatatatatatatatatatataaaattataatttatttttcataatttatcttttttttatttacactttTTAGATGATTTGAAAACCACTGTTTAATTGTTTAAGAGCCTGACAAAGGGTCATAAGATTCAACAGGAATTCTATTTGTGATATAATTTCCtgttttatagtttttcacACGACAACAAAATGGCTTCCTATATAATGGTATTACATGATATTGGTTATGATCAATTAagcaaaatgttaaatattttaattccaaaaatattatttatttattttaaattatttaataaataaatctgcttatgtttttaaaaatttcatcattttaataagacttttttttttacaacaccataaaaaaactattaaaaaaacatgGTCAACAACAGTCATTTTCAAAATTGCTAATAAACATAAATCACAATGATTGTAAAAGCAACACTTctaattaattgtaaaattccaaactagaaaaactgaaatagtattttcttttttattttcaactatgaaaaatattttttaccatTTACTTTCTACTTCCAGTGTCAGATAATTCAAAAAAACTATTATCGGTCAACACTGATATGGTGTCAGATATACTGAAGATCCATACTATAAAAGCAAATGAACTTTAAAGTATTAATCTTTCGCATATGTCACTCTTCCCTCACAATCTGTACAGGGCCACAACAACAAGACTTGGCTTATCCAATCACAAGCCTAATGAATTGAATTAGTTTAATGGGTGATTAGAGGGAATCAAACTACATCCCTTCTGCTCTCCTGTAGGACTGAAGCTTAGCTTCATACCGCGGCTGAGTCATACACTGAGCCTGATGCCACATCATTACACAACCTTTCCTCAATTCACTGAGAGAGGAGACTATTTTTTCCTCCGTTGTGCACTGATCTGAAGCTCTACATCATAATAATCTGTTCAGGTGCGGAATAAGAAAGCCCATAATACTTTGAATGGCTCATCGTTTTTCAAAGAGCATGCATAGGTGGCATCAGCCAAAAATGAACGTCATATCGGTTGCAGAGAAAGTTTTAGAGAAGCATAATGAAGATAAATTTATTTTTCCTCTTTGGAGAAACATGCAGTGCTGAATCAGGAATGtgtattaagaaagtaaatagggccaattttcatgttgactttaaaatgtatgtttatcCAACGGGTGAATAAAGTACAGAATGTTCCCAAAGGCTGGAAAGATTTATGCTCAATCACCACTGGGAAGCTTTTATATCTTGACAAACTAAGCAGTGTAACACTGCTGAGAGAGCGAGGGGGTTTAAAAGAGATGCCATCCTGCTCCTTGACTTCAACATTTCCTGTGCTGGAGACACAGAATGAACCCACCTTCCAccaacccccccccccatcccccccccTCTTCCATCACAGGAAATGAAGTGGTCTATATAGGGTTGGCGAGTCACAGCGACGGGCGGGGATATCTCGAGTCCAGTCAGGAAACCAGAGAACAGCCATTTCCTGTTTTGCCAAGTCCCCTTTAGTTTTCATAGTGGTCAGGGCTGCAAAACATCAGAACTATGGGCTATCTATCAGACCCCTTCACGTCACCCATTCCAaagcattatttatataatgatatagaatttattaatactttaaattagtttatttttatattagccttattttttagatgttttcagttcaaattttagtttaatttttagtcATGTGCCTTTATTCATtatgttgtcatttttattttgtcagttttttaatttctatatagctttttatttatttttattttaagttgagTTTATTTTTcatctatatttatatatcattttatttcagctaaacTTCAATTATTTTTCGGTATAGTTTTAGTACACAACAACACTGTTCCAAAACAATCGCTATTCAATTAGTCATTTTGTtatgcattttgacatttttattaattttataaatttttaaaaaaaaaattctatatagctttaatttatttttatttcagcttttgttgtagtaattttattacttaaacttatttcagttagttgccaaagttgcactttttaaaaagaagtctcttctgctcaccaaggcttcatttgatccaaaatacagcaaaaacagtaatattgtgaaatattaataaaatatgaatgtgaaataaaatagaactgttttctatttgaataggttttaaaatatattttattcctgtgatgcaaagctgaattttcagcatcattactccagtcttcagtgtcacatgatccttcagaaatcattctaatatgctgatttgttgctcaagaaagatttattattattatcaatgttgaaaacagttgtgtacttttttttcaggattatttgatgaatagaaaagttcaaaagaacagtatctataataaaaagcttttgtaacattatcacAAGTTGGGGGTCAGTAAgagttttaaagaaattaatacttttatttagcaaggatgcattaaattgatcaaaagtgacagtaaagacatttataaaggaagtcttggtgagcagaagagacttcttttaaaaaaaatttaaaaatcttactgttcaaaaatgtttGAACGTGCCGTTCCTTTATAAATGCTagtgtatattattttattttagctttactTCAATTACCGAAAATGCTTTTTAATAGTTCTAGTTcacacaataacaacactgttccaaaacaatgactaTTATTTTACACTTACTGGTGTGATCGTTTGGATAAATATTTGGATAATGTGTCTATAGAGGATATACTGTCATCAGactaaaataacaacaacaacaacaatgttCACAGATTGGTTTCAGGATGAACATGACGGTTCTCACTAAGGAAAATAAAACTAATGACGTTCCGGGTTATTTATAGATCTCAGCTTGGGTTTCACAATCAGCAATTTTCAAAACCATCCCAAACCTCAAGGTCTGGAAATATTGTTAAGATGAGTTAAAAACAGGCTTCGGGAGGTTTGGAGGCGGCCAAGAATCAATACCAACCTGTTTGCTGTCAACTTCAATGTCTGCAATGTAGTTCTCGAACACAGTAGGCACGTAGACTTCTGGAAACTGATCTTTGCTGAACACTATAAGTAGACAGGTCTTCCCACAAGCTCCATCTCCCACGATCACCAGCTTTTTCCTGATAGCAGCCATACCTGGAGAGCAAATATGAGACTTGCTTCAACCACAATCGGCTCCATGTCATGAAATGACTCTTTAATTTTGAGCTTTTGAAAATAAGAGATGAACGCACTATGGAAATATACAGAGTTTGGCTCCAGTCCAAAAAGGCTGTCTCTGAGAACAAATTGTTCTTTTGAGTCAGATCTTTTCCAAGAATCAGTTCACAAAACTGGCCTAGatgatttgttcatgaatcagtCATCCCTCTCAAGAAAACACAGAGAAGATCAAGACATTTCCATCTGTTGGCTACATCAAGGCTCTTCAGAAGTCATATGGACCACTTTTAGGatacttttatggtgtttttgtcattttgaagCTTGATAGAGCTGCTTTCACtcacttttattatttataaagagTGGCCAGAAAATTCTTTAAAATTCAACACTAAACTACAAACAGCTGTTCAATAATTTCCATGCTTTGTCCTCCAACATAACATAAAACTACTTGTGTTGCTCTTTTTTAAAGTATATCCTAATGTTATCTTTATCAATAAGCCATATGTTGTCCACCATACCAAAACAACAGACCTGAAGGCAAATGCAAGCCGCTGAATCAAGAGCAGAAGGGGAAAATGTGTACACAAACATGATATGAACATCTGTTTCATGTGAACCTGATACAAAACTCACCCTGAGGACACAATCCTCATGGGCTATGAAACGCACAATGCGCACAAGGCTTCTGGACACAAACAGACCTGTCAATATACTTTCATAGTGACAATATCAATTCATTTCAACAATCAAATTCTacggcccggtttcacagacaaggtttaGACTAAGATAAGATTAATCCTTAGTTCAGTTAaggtatttaaagggttagttcacccaaaattctgtcattaattactcaccctcatgtcgttccacacccgaaagaccttccttcatcttcggaacacaaattaagatatttttgataaaatgactcagtgaggcctgcattgccagcaagacaattaacacttacAATACCCAAAAAACGTAtctaaaacagttcatgtgactacagcagctcaaccttaatgttatgaagatgaaagaaggtcttacaggtgtggaacgacatgagggcgagtaattaatgcacgagaattttcacttttgggtgaactaaccctttaagtagcttttataaatgtaccctagaaaaaaacattactggtgtgcatcttgtgacaaaacaatggcacttgCATGGGGtacatcttttattttaatcacATACATCGTTCTTACAGTTTGATTTAAACCTTGTataatgtcacattttatttACTCAGCAAACCTAATTTTATTCACATCTGCCACTTTGTGAGTAGTCATTTTGGACTCTGGCTACACAATTCAAATCAATTTGCATTATAAACTACAAGACATCGTAGGGCAAAAGAGGAAAGTATTTACTCATAATCAACTTAGCGAGATCCCTGAGGAGAATGTATTATCGCATTAATCTGTCACGCATTTGATCACCGACATCAATAACTCGCTTATTTATAGGAGCTGGTGTAGTGTGAGAATTCTGAGGAAGACGTGAGCCAGGTTGCACTCGGGTCTTTATGTGGGCGATGAGGGAGATTTGTCCCGCATCCATGATGAATATGTGCTCGTAGGGAAGCACAGCTGTGCATATCGTCGTTCCAATCCGCCCAACACCCATCTATTCTTCCTTAGTAATCTTACAACAAACAGTCTTCTACACTGTCTGGGCTCATTTTAACACGACCACTTATCAACGGGCCTCCATCAGATTGTGCTTCCTTGGAACAGGAcgaactttatttttagtacaGCCTGagtttctttctctctcacacgaAGCTCCATCCACCCACGGGAAACGCACGGGTTTATTTCTTAGTAACAGAGAGGGAGGGagcacagaaacagctggagaaaAGAAGTTGCAGTTCTTATGACAGAATAAcgactaaataacgacttatttagtgatggccgatttcaaaacaatgcttcaggaagattcggagcataatgaatcagtatgtcgaatctgctgttcggagcgccaagatttcagccgttggcagtttgacacgtgatctgaatcatgattcgacactagggctgggcaatatatCGCATacaattgtcacgcgcatttcgtcagtaaagccggttccctgattaccgctaaatcgccatcacctgctttcaaatgtagCGGCATTTAATGgacagaaccgtagttcactgacaagccacgcaatatcgcgttcatatcgcagatgaatcgccttcgataatgaacgtgatattgcgtggcttgtcagtgaactacggctctgtctattaaatgccgctccatttgaaagcaggtgatggcgatttagcggtaatcagggaaccggctttactgacgaaatgcgcgtgacaatcgcatgcgatatatcgcccagccatattcgacacactgattcatttacgctctgctgcttcatgaagcagtgttttgaaatcggccatcattaaataagtcgttattttgtttttttggtgctccaaaagtattctcgtcactttataatattattattgaaccactgtgctcacatgaaccaatttaaatatgtttttagtacctttatggatcttgagagacgaagtgtcattgctccctatggaggcctcacagagctatcggatttcaactaataATTTGTgtaagattaacaaaggtcttacgggtgtggaacagcatgagggtgagtaataaatgacagaattttcatttttggttgaactaaccctttattacagtttattcactatagtttataaaaatggtaataaaatatgacaagatctcagacgttaaaaattaatcttaattatgtcagataacacataaaacatggtcaggtcaaagtgtctgaataatttttggttccaatttttggttttggttccatttttatcaattttacaggtagtccactgtatgaagaatttttgggtataatatgtcacagtttactttattttgctatcctcacttatataaattaactatagtgtcctgcacccactagtagaaatatatcaaaaatatctgaataatttttggtttgactgtatatcaGACAAGTTTTGTTGATActatacaaaacattttagggAATTTTACTGAGAAAaagcaaagtttggtgtcaatttTTGTGCC
Above is a genomic segment from Chanodichthys erythropterus isolate Z2021 chromosome 21, ASM2448905v1, whole genome shotgun sequence containing:
- the rhoca gene encoding ras homolog family member Ca, with product MAAIRKKLVIVGDGACGKTCLLIVFSKDQFPEVYVPTVFENYIADIEVDSKQVELALWDTAGQEDYDRLRPLSYPDTDVILMCFSIDSPDSLENIPEKWTPEVKHFCPNVPIILVGNKKDLRNDEHTRRELTKMKQEPVKPEEGRDMANRISAFGYLECSAKTKEGVREVFEMATRAALQVRKRKKRSGCLLL